A single Mus caroli chromosome 15, CAROLI_EIJ_v1.1, whole genome shotgun sequence DNA region contains:
- the LOC110311037 gene encoding apolipoprotein L2-like encodes MDPSDCEDAPGDRTFIEEAAEYLQHTSGREDLRLLLTEDGAWEAFVAEAELSRADADTLRDALHALTANLAVEDQERLQRDLQDMERFMDAFPQVKLELEGHIGKLRTLADKVDKVHRDCTISKVVAGSTSTVSGILTLLGLTLVPVTAGISLVLLATGMGLGAAAAVTSVSSGIVDYTSKSLAKTEASHLVSTGMAKVKMVADTVVHSGPQVLSLSENCCRVLRCIEQSIYAIKLTKANPALAASAKRLMAMGSTPAQSGKHVKKAFKGTALAMSRRARIMGIATAGVSLVGDVISLVKQSKNLHKGTKAKSAEELRQQAQELEEKLEALIQMYDGLQAGSRR; translated from the exons ATGGACCCTTCAGACTGCGAGGATGCCCCAG GAGACAGAACCTTCATTGAGGAAGCCGCTGAGTACCTGCAGCACACATCGGGCAGGGAAGACCTGAGGCTGCTGCTGACCGAAGATGGAGCCTGGGAGGCCTTTGTGGCAGAGGCTGAGCTGTCCAG AGCTGATGCAGACACGTTACGTGACGCCCTCCATGCGCTCACAGCAAACCTGGCCGTGGAAGACCAGGAAAGGCTCCAACGTGACCTGCAGGACATGGAGAGGTTTATGGATGCGTTTCCCCAGGTGAAACTGGAGCTGGAGGGACACATTGGGAAGCTCCGCACCCTGGCAGACAAGGTTGACAAGGTGCACAGGGACTGCACCATCTCCAAGGTGGTGGCCGGCTCCACCAGCACTGTGTCTGGCATCCTGACCCTCCTTGGCCTCACTCTGGTACCCGTGACAGCTGGGATCAGTCTGGTACTCTTGGCAACAGGGATGGGCCTGGGAGCAGCAGCGGCTGTGACTAGTGTCTCCTCTGGGATCGTGGACTACACAAGTAAGTCATTAGCCAAAACGGAAGCCAGCCACCTGGTGTCAACCGGTATGGCCAAAGTGAAGATGGTTGCAGACACTGTGGTTCATTCAGGACCCCAGGTCTTGTCCTTATCTGAGAATTGCTGCCGTGTCCTACGGTGCATTGAGCAGAGCATCTATGCCATCAAGCTCACCAAAGCCAACCCTGCCTTAGCAGCTAGTGCCAAGCGTCTCATGGCCATGGGGAGCACCCCTGCCCAAAGTGGTAAGCATGTGAAGAAAGCCTTTAAAGGCACTGCCCTGGCAATGAGCAGAAGAGCCCGGATCATGGGTATAGCCACTGCAGGTGTGTCCCTCGTTGGGGATGTGATCAGCCTTGTGAAACAGTCCAAGAATTTGCACAAGGGCACAAAAGCAAAGTCTGCCGAGGAGTTGAGGCAGCAGGCTCAGGAGCTGGAGGAGAAACTGGAGGCGCTCATCCAGATGTATGACGGTTTGCAGGCAGGCTCAAGGCGGTAA